One Mesoplodon densirostris isolate mMesDen1 chromosome X, mMesDen1 primary haplotype, whole genome shotgun sequence genomic region harbors:
- the MED12 gene encoding mediator of RNA polymerase II transcription subunit 12 isoform X9, with protein sequence MAAFGILSYEHRPLKRPRLGPPDVYPQDPKQKEDELTALNVKQGFNNQPAVSGDEHGSAKNVNFNPAKISSNFSSIIAEKLRCNTLPDTGRRKPQVNQKDNFWLVTARSQSAINTWFTDLAGTKPLTQLAKKVPIFSKKEEVFGYLAKYTVPVMRAAWLIKMTCAYYAAITETKVKKRHVIDPFMEWTQIITKYLWEQLQKMAEYYRPGPSGSGGCGSTIGPLPHDVEVAIRQWDYNEKLAMFMFQDGMLDRHEFLTWVLECFEKIRPGEDELLKLLLPLLLRYSGEFVQSAYLSRRLAYFCTRRLALQLDGVSSHSSHVMSAQSTSTLPTTPAPQPPTSSTPSTPFSDLLMCPQHRPLVFGLSCILQTILLCCPSALVWHYSLTDSRIKTGSPLDHLPIAPSNLPMPEGNSAFTQQVRAKLREIEQQIKERGQAVEVRWSFDKCQEATAGFTIGRVLHTLEVLDSHSFERSDFSNSLDSLCNRIFGLGPSKDGHEISSDDDAVVSLLCEWAVSCKRSGRHRAMVVAKLLEKRQAEIEAERCGESEAADEKGSIASGSLSAPSAPIFQDVLLQFLDTQAPMLTDPRSESERVEFFNLVLLFCELIRHDVFSHNMYTCTLISRGDLAFGAPGPRPPSPFDDPADDPERKEAEGSSSSKLEDPGLSESMDIDPSSSVLFEDMEKPDFSLFSPTMPCEGKGSPSPEKPDVEKEVKPPPKEKLEGTLGVLYDQPRHVQYATHFPIPQEESCSHECNQRLVVLFGVGKQRDDARHAIKKITKDILKVLNRKGTAETDQLAPIVPLNPGDLTFLGGEDGQKRRRNRPEAFPTAEDIFAKFQHLSHYDQHQVTAQVSRNVLEQITSFALGMSYHLPLVQHVQFIFDLMEYSLSISGLIDFAIQLLNELSVVEAELLLKSSDLVGSYTTSLCLCIVAVLRHYHACLILNQDQMAQVFEGLCGVVKHGMNRSDGSSAERCILAYLYDLYTSCSHLKSKFGELFSDFCSKVKNTIYCNVEPSESNMRWAPEFMIDTLENPAAHTFTYTGLGKSLSENPANRYSFVCNALMHVCVGHHDPDRVNDIAILCAELTGYCKSLSAEWLGVLKALCCSSNNGTCGFNDLLCNVDVSDLSFHDSLATFVAILIARQCLLLEDLIRCAAIPSLLNAACSEQDSEPGARLTCRILLHLFKTPQLNPCQSDGNKPTVGIRSSCDRHLLAASQNRIVDGAVFAVLKAVFVLGDAELKGSGFTVTGGTEELPEEEGGGGSGGRRQGGRNISVETASLDVYAKYVLRSICQQEWVGERCLKSLCEDSNDLQDPVLSSAQAQRLMQLICYPHRLLDNEDGENPQRQRIKRILQNLDQWTMRQSSLELQLMIKQTPNNEMNSLLENIAKATIEVFQQSAETGSSSGNTASNMPSSSKTKPVLSSLERSGVWLVAPLIAKLPTSVQGHVLKAAGEELEKGQHLGSSSRKERDRQKQKSMSLLSQQPFLSLVLTCLKGQDEQREGLLTSLYSQVHQIVNNWRDDQYLDDCKPKQLMHEALKLRLNLVGGMFDTVQRSTQQTTEWAVLLLEIIISGTVDMQSNNELFTTVLDMLSVLINGTLAADMSSISQGSMEENKRAYMNLVKKLRKELGERQSDSLEKVRQLLPLPKQTRDVITCEPQGSLIDTKGNKIAGFDSIFKKEGLQVSTKQKISPWDLFEGLKPSAPLSWGWFGTVRVDRRVARGEEQQRLLLYHTHLRPRPRAYYLEPLPLPPEDEEPPAPALLEPEKKAPEPPKTDKPGAAPPSTEERKKKSTKGKKRSQPAAKTEPSPLPPVPFTQDYGMGPGRSGPYGVTVPPDLLHHTNPGSISHLSYRQGSIGLYTQNQPLPAGGPRVDPYRPVRLPMQKLPTRPPYPGVLPTTMTGVMGLEPSSYKTSVYRQQQPAVPQGQRLRQQLQAKIQSQGMLGQSSVHQMTPSSSYGLQTSQGYTPYVSHVGLQQHTGPADPTRHLQQRPSGYVHQQAPTYGHGLTSTQRFSHQTLQQTPMIGTMTPLGAQGVQAGVRSASILPEQQQQQQQQQQQQQQQQQQQQQQQQQQQYHIRQQQQQQILRQQQQQQQQQQQQQQQQQQQQQQQQQQQQQQQAHQQQQQQAAPPQPQPQSQPQFQRQGLQQTQQQQQTAALVRQLQQQLSNTQPQPSTNIFGRY encoded by the exons ATGGCGGCCTTCGGGATCTTGAGCTACGAACACCGGCCCCTGAAGCGGCCGCGGCTGGGGCCTCCCGATGTATACCCTCAAGATCCCAAACAGAAGGAG GATGAACTAACGGCCTTGAATGTAAAACAAGGTTTCAATAACCAGCCAGCTGTCTCTGGGGATGAACATGGCAGTGCCAAGAACGTCAACTTCAATCCTGCCAAG ATCAGTTCCAACTTCAGCAGCATTATTGCAGAGAAGTTACGTTGTAACACCCTCCCTGACACCGGTAGAAGGAAGCCCCAAGTGAACCAGAAGGACAACTTCTGGCTGGTGACTGCACGATCCCAGAGTGCCATTAACACCTGGTTCACCGATCTGGCTGGCACCAAGCCACTCACACAACTAGCCAAAAAG GTCCCCATTTTCAGTAAGAAGGAAGAAGTGTTTGGGTACTTGGCCAAGTACACAGTTCCTGTGATGCGGGCTGCCTGGCTCATTAAGATGACCTGTGCCTACTATGCGGCGATCACAGAGACCAAGGTTAAGAAGAGACATGTCATTGACCCTTTCATGG AATGGACTCAGATCATCACCAAGTACTTATGGGAGCAGCTGCAAAAGATGGCTGAATACTACCGGCCAGGGCCTTCCGGAAGTGGGGGCTGTGGTTCTACTATAGGGCCCTTGCCCCATGATGTAGAGGTGGCAATCCGGCAGTGGGACTACAATGAGAAGCTGGCCATGTTCATGTTTCAG GACGGAATGCTGGACAGACATGAGTTCCTGACCTGGGTACTTGAGTGCTTTGAGAAAATCCGCCCTGGAGAGGATGAATTGCTTAAACTGCTGCTGCCCCTGCTGCTTCGA TACTCTGGGGAATTCGTTCAGTCTGCATACCTCTCCCGCCGCCTTGCCTACTTCTGTACGCGGAGACTGGCCCTGCAGCTGGATGGCGTGAGCAGTCACTCATCTCATGTGATGTCTGCTCAGTCAACAAGCACACTGCCCACAACCCCTGCTCCTCAGCCCCCAACTAGCAGCACACCCTCTACACCCTTTAGTGACCTGCTTATGTGCCCTCAACACCGGCCCCTAGTTTTTGGCCTCAGCTGTATCCTTCAG ACCATCCTCCTGTGTTGTCCTAGTGCCCTGGTTTGGCACTACTCGCTGACTGATAGCCGAATCAAGACTGGCTCACCACTTGACCACCTGCCTATTGCCCCCTCCAACCTGCCCATGCCAGAGGGCAACAGTGCCTTCACTCAGCAG GTCCGTGCAAAGTTGCGGGAGATTGAGCAGCAGATCAAGGAGCGAGGACAGGCCGTTGAGGTTCGCTGGTCTTTTGATAAGTGCCAAGAAGCTACTGCAG GCTTCACCATTGGACGGGTGCTCCATACTTTGGAAGTGCTGGACAGCCATAGTTTTGAGCGCTCTGACTTCAGCAACTCTCTTGATTCCCTCTGTAATCGAATCTTTGGATTGGGGCCTAGCAAGGATGGGCACGAG ATCTCCTCAGATGATGATGCTGTGGTATCATTGCTGTGTGAATGGGCTGTCAGCTGCAAGCGCTCTGGTCGTCATCGTGCGATGGTGGTAGCCAAGCTGCTGGAGAAGAGACAGGCAGAGATTGAGGCTGAG CGTTGTGGAGAATCGGAAGCCGCAGATGAGAAGGGTTCCATAGCCTCTGGCTCCCTTTCTGCTCCTAGTGCTCCCATTTTCCAGGATGTCCTCCTGCAGTTTCTGGATACACAGGCTCCCATGCTGA CGGACCCCCGAAGTGAGAGTGAGCGAGTGGAGTTCTTTAACTTGGTACTGCTGTTCTGTGAACTGATTCGACATGATGTTTTCTCCCACAACATGTACACTTGCACCCTCATCTCCCGAGGGGACCTTGCCTTCGGAGCCCCTGGTCCCCGGCCTCCCTCTCCCTTTGATGACCCTGCCGATGACCCCGAGCGCAAGGAGGCtgaaggcagcagcagcagcaagctgGAG GATCCAGGCCTCTCGGAGTCTATGGACATCGACCCTAGCTCCAGTGTGCTCTTTGAGGACATGGAGAAGCCTGATTTCTCA TTGTTCTCCCCCACTATGCCCTGTGAGGGGAAGGGCAGTCCATCCCCTGAGAAACCAGATGTTGAGAAGGAGGTGAAGCCCCCACCCAAGGAGAAGCTAGAAGGGACCCTTGGGGTCCTTTATGACCAGCCGCGGCACGTGCAGTATGCCACGCACTTTCCCATCCCCCAG GAGGAGTCATGCAGCCATGAGTGCAACCAGCGGTTGGTCGTACTGTTTGGGGTGGGAAAGCAGCGAGATGATGCCCGCCATGCCATCAAGAAAATTACCAAGGATATCCTGAAGGTTCTGAACCGCAAAGGGACAGCGGAAACTG ACCAGCTTGCTCCTATTGTGCCTCTGAATCCTGGAGACCTGACATTCTTAG GTGGGGAGGATGGGCAGAAGCGGCGGCGCAACCGGCCTGAAGCCTTCCCCACTGCCGAGGATATCTTTGCTAAGTTCCAGCACCTTTCGCATTATGACCAACACCAGGTCACAGCTCAG GTCTCCCGGAATGTTCTGGAGCAGATCACGAGCTTTGCCCTTGGCATGTCGTACCACTTGCCTCTGGTGCAGCATGTGCAGTTCATCTTCGACCTCATGGAATATTCACTCAGCATCAGTGGCCTCATCGACTTTGCCATTCAG CTACTGAATGAACTGAGTGTAGTTGAGGCCGAGTTGCTTCTCAAATCCTCGGATCTGGTGGGCAGCTACACTACCAGCCTGTGCCTGTGCATCGTGGCTGTCCTGCGGCACTATCACGCCTGCCTCATCCTcaaccaggaccagatggcacaGGTCTTTGAGGG GCTGTGTGGCGTAGTCAAGCATGGGATGAACCGGTCCGATGGCTCCTCCGCAGAGCGCTGTATCCTTGCTTATCTCTATGATCTGTACACCTCCTGTAGCCATTTAAAGAGCAAATTTGGGGAGCTCTTCAG CGACTTCTGCTCCAAGGTGAAGAACACCATCTACTGCAACGTGGAACCGTCAGAATCCAACATGCGCTGGGCACCCGAGTTCATGATTGACACTCTGGAGAACCCTGCCGCTCACACCTTCACCTACACAGGGCTAGGCAAGAGTCTTAGTGAGAACCCTGCTAACCGCTACAGCTTTGTCTGCAATGCCCTTATGCACGTCTGTGTGGGGCACCATGATCCCGATAG GGTGAATGACATCGCAATCCTGTGTGCAGAGCTGACCGGCTATTGCAAGTCACTGAGTGCAGAGTGGCTGGGAGTGCTTAAGGCCTTGTGCTGCTCCTCTAACAATGGCACTTGTGGTTTCAACGACCTCCTCTGCAATGTAGAT GTCAGTGACCTGTCTTTTCACGACTCCCTGGCCACTTTTGTTGCCATCCTCATTGCTCGGCAGTGTTTGCTCCTGGAGGATCTGATTCGCTGTGCAGCCATCCCTTCGCTCCTTAATGCTG CTTGCAGTGAACAGGACTCTGAGCCGGGGGCCCGGCTTACCTGCCGCATCCTCCTCCACCTTTTCAAGACACCTCAACTCAATCCTTGCCAGTCGGACGGAA ACAAGCCTACGGTAGGAATCCGCTCCTCCTGTGACCGCCACCTGCTGGCTGCCTCCCAGAACCGCATTGTGGATGGAGCTGTGTTTGCTGTTCTCAAGGCTGTGTTTGTACTTG GGGATGCGGAACTGAAGGGTTCAGGCTTCACTGTGACAGGAGGAACAGAAGAACTtccagaggaggagggaggaggtggcagtGGCGGTCGGAGGCAGGGTGGCCGCAACATCTCTGTGGAGACAGCCAGTCTGGATGTCTATGCCAAGTACGTGCTACGCAGCATCTGCCAGCAG GAATGGGTAGGAGAACGTTGCCTTAAATCGCTGTGTGAGGACAGCAATGACTTGCAAGACCCAGTGTTGAGTAGCGCCCAGGCCCAGCGCCTCATGCAGCTCATCTGCTACCCACATCGGCTGCTGGACAATGAGGATGGGGAAAACCCCCAGCGGCAACGCATTAAGCGTATTCTCCAG AACTTGGACCAGTGGACCATGCGCCAGTCTTCCTTGGAGCTGCAGCTCATGATCAAGCAGACCCCTAACAAT GAGATGAACTCCCTCTTAGAGAACATCGCCAAGGCCACAATCGAGGTTTTCCAACAGTCTGCAGAGACAGGGTCGTCTTCTGGAAACACTGCAAGCAACATGCCCAGCAGCAGCAAGACCAAGCCCGTGCTCAG CTCCCTAGAGCGCTCTGGTGTATGGCTGGTGGCTCCTCTCATTGCCAAACTGCCCACCTCAGTCCAGGGGCATGTGTTAAAGGCTGCTGGGGAAGAATTGGAGAAGGGCCAGCACCTGGGTTCCTCTTCGCGCAAAGAACGCGATCGACAAAAGCAGAAGAG CATGTCCCTGTTGAGCCAGCAGCCCTTCTTATCCCTGGTGCTGACGTGTCTGAAGGGTCAGGACGAGCAGCGCGAGGGACTCCTTACCTCCCTCTACAGCCAGGTCCACCAG ATTGTGAATAATTGGAGAGATGACCAGTACTTAGATGATTGCAAGCCAAAGCAGCTAATGCATGAGGCGCTCAAACTGCGGCTCAACCTG GTGGGGGGCATGTTTGACACGGTGCAGCGCAGCACCCAGCAGACCACAGAGTGGGCTGTGCTCCTCCTGGAGATCATCATCAGCGGCACTGTCGACATGCAGTCCAACAA TGAGCTCTTCACCACCGTCTTGGACATGCTGAGCGTGCTCATCAATGGGACCCTAGCTGCGGACATGTCCAGCATCTCCCAGGGCAGCATGGAGGAAAACAAACGTGCTTACATGAACCTGGTGAAGAAGCTGCGG AAGGAGTTGGGGGAGCGCCAGTCAGACAGTCTGGAAAAAGTTCGCCAGCTGCTGCCACTGCCCAAGCAGACCCGAGATGTCATCACATGTGAGCCGCAGGGCTCCCTTATCGACACCAAAGGCAACAAGATTGCCGGCTTCGACTCTATCTTCAAGAAGGAG GGTCTACAGGTTTCCACCAAACAGAAGATCTCCCCCTGGGATCTTTTTGAAGGCTTGAAGCCATCAGCGCCACTGTCTTGGGGCTGGTTTGGAACAGTCCGGGTGGACCGGCGCGTGGCCCGCGGAGAGGAGCAGCAGCGGCTGCTGCTGTACCACACGCACCTGAGGCCCCGGCCCCGCGCCTATTACCTGgagccgctgccgctgccgccggaAGATGAggagcccccagcccccgccctgcTGGAGCCTGAAAAAAAGGCTCCAGAGCCCCCCAAAACTGACAAACCTGGGGCCGCTCCCCCCAGCACTGAGGAACGCAAGAAGAAGTCCACCAAGGGCAAGAAACGCAGCCAGCCGGCCGCCAAGACAGAG ccctctccccttcctcctgtgcCGTTCACACAGGACTATGGAATGGGCCCAGGCCGGAGTGGCCCCTATGGAGTGACAGTGCCTCCGGACCTCCTGCACCATACCAACCCTGGCTCCATATCCCACCTTAGCTACAGGCAGGGCTCCATAGGCCTCTACACCCAGAACCAGCCACTGCCGGCAG GTGGCCCCCGTGTGGACCCGTACCGCCCTGTGCGGTTACCGATGCAGAAGCTGCCGACCCGACCACCTTACCCTGGAGTGCTGCCCACCACCATGACTGGCGTCATGGGACTGGAACCATCCTCCTACAAGACGTCTGTGTACCGACAGCAGCAGCCTGCGGTGCCCCAGGGACAGCGCCTTCGCCAACAGCTCCAGGCAAAGATA CAGAGTCAGGGGATGTTGGGACAGTCATCTGTCCATCAGATGACTCCCAGCTCTTCCTACGGTTTGCAGACCTCCCAG gGCTATACTCCTTACGTTTCTCATGTGGGATTGCAGCAACACACAGGCCCCGCAG ATCCTACTCGCCATCTGCAACAGCGGCCCAGTGGCTATGTGCACCAGCAGGCCCCAACCTACGGACACGGGCTGACCTCCACTCAAAG GTTTTCCCACCAGACACTGCAGCAGACACCCATGATAGGCACTATGACCCCACTGGGCGCCCAGGGTGTCCAGGCTGGCGTCCGGTCGGCTTCCATCCTGcctgagcagcagcagcagcagcagcagcagcaacagcagcagcagcaacagcagcaacaacagcagcagcagcaacaacagcaacagtACCACAtccggcagcagcagcagcagcagatccTGCGG cagcagcagcagcagcagcagcagcagcagcaacagcagcagcagcagcaacagcagcagcagcagcaacagcagcagcagcagcagcagcaagcacaccagcagcagcagcagcaggcagctcctccccagccccagccccagtcccagccccag TTCCAGCGGCAGGGGCTTCAGCAGACCCAGCAACAACAGCAGACAGCAGCTTTGGTCCGGCAGCTCCAACAACAGCTCTCCA ATACCCAGCCACAGCCCAGTACCAACATATTTGGACGCTACTGA